CAAACATTTCCTACGCGCTGAATGATCCAGGTAATGTACGGGTCTCTATCTACAACACAGCCGGACAGTTGATACGGAGTTTTGATATGGGAGTTCAGGACGCAGGCACTTACACCGTACACTGGGATGGTAATCACGAAGATGGCACACCGGCCACGAGTGGAGTGTATCTGTATCGTATCGACGCGGGTGACCAGTCTGTGACCAATCGTATGGTGTTACTCAAGTAGAAGATTTCCGGATTGACATCGAATTTGAGGGGGTCAGTTGGTTCTTAGCTGGCCCCTCTTTTTGGTTTGAGGACAAACGGAGTTTAACCTTATTATTCTTCTTG
Above is a genomic segment from candidate division TA06 bacterium containing:
- a CDS encoding T9SS type A sorting domain-containing protein, whose product is MEKLTDEQRKAVREKVKGMRARDASRKEIHAAVREMLEGYGVKQPEGSGAMSSVRKSGGPHVVAQAYPNPFDSDANISYALNDPGNVRVSIYNTAGQLIRSFDMGVQDAGTYTVHWDGNHEDGTPATSGVYLYRIDAGDQSVTNRMVLLK